The Pyrobaculum sp. 3827-6 genome has a segment encoding these proteins:
- a CDS encoding serine protein kinase RIO: MGRVRSEKDSDYYKVVDDAINSYTWAAIIKLQERGIVDEVLGPVGQGKEAKIILAKRRDGSYAALKIFYPVPVRFTKSRYGYILGDPRFRNIKISDQLHLVELWCRKEFGNLSRAYETGVRVPRPYDFYRNVLAMEFIGVGRDPAPTLADVGLENVEDPEALFHEVLKNLEKIYVVAGLVHGDLSPFNILYDGERPWIIDWGSAVRRGHPKEYEYLRRDVERILEFFQTPIDPHDLFKKLVERGSQRGPVEVDEEGWVVVGGKRILDG; the protein is encoded by the coding sequence GTGGGACGTGTGAGAAGCGAGAAAGACAGCGACTACTACAAGGTGGTAGACGACGCGATAAACTCCTATACCTGGGCAGCTATTATCAAGCTACAGGAAAGAGGTATTGTTGACGAAGTGTTGGGTCCGGTAGGCCAGGGGAAGGAGGCAAAGATAATACTCGCCAAGCGGAGAGACGGGAGCTACGCGGCGTTGAAGATTTTCTATCCGGTACCCGTCCGATTTACAAAAAGCCGGTACGGCTACATATTGGGCGATCCTAGGTTTAGAAACATCAAGATAAGTGACCAGCTCCACCTGGTGGAGCTCTGGTGTAGGAAGGAGTTCGGCAACCTGTCCCGGGCGTACGAGACGGGGGTCCGCGTGCCGAGGCCCTACGACTTCTATAGGAATGTGCTGGCGATGGAGTTTATAGGCGTCGGCCGCGATCCGGCGCCGACCCTCGCCGACGTGGGGTTGGAAAACGTAGAGGATCCAGAGGCGCTGTTCCACGAGGTTTTGAAAAACCTAGAGAAGATCTACGTCGTCGCCGGGCTGGTGCACGGCGATTTAAGCCCCTTTAATATACTCTACGACGGGGAGCGGCCGTGGATTATCGACTGGGGGTCCGCGGTGAGGCGCGGCCACCCCAAGGAGTATGAATACCTCAGGCGGGACGTGGAGAGAATTCTCGAGTTTTTCCAAACCCCCATCGACCCCCACGACTTGTTTAAAAAACTCGTGGAGAGGGGAAGCCAGCGGGGCCCGGTGGAGGTGGACGAGGAGGGCTGGGTTGTGGTGGGGGGAAAGAGAATATTAGACGGGTAG
- a CDS encoding Lrp/AsnC family transcriptional regulator — MEAVVFLNVDIGAEDRIIEELAAIPEVKAVYFVYGPYDIVVKIDAPDIERIRTIVRDKVRKIEGIRSTTTLVVAKSHVKATPPHS, encoded by the coding sequence ATGGAAGCGGTGGTATTTCTAAATGTAGACATAGGGGCCGAGGACAGAATTATTGAAGAGCTGGCGGCTATTCCCGAGGTAAAAGCTGTGTACTTCGTCTATGGGCCCTACGACATAGTTGTAAAAATCGACGCCCCGGACATCGAGAGGATTAGAACTATTGTAAGAGACAAGGTGAGGAAGATAGAGGGGATTAGATCCACAACCACGTTGGTGGTGGCTAAATCCCACGTCAAGGCCACGCCGCCCCACTCGTAG
- a CDS encoding carbohydrate ABC transporter permease yields the protein MRPQLLIIPGLLLFLFFNLWPIVYSIYISFTNANIRNFPPPPPWAPEELRQARQPPDYVGLSNYASIFAGPASAGFLGAVLWTLIFVALSVPAKVALGTFVGLLMSSDKVLGRSLMRALLIVPWALPLILSVVAWRYVFDPTYGVVNQWLYYLGVSKPPDWFVNKDYAYAAMVVIEAWLAYPFIMTVVIGALANVPRAAYEAAYIDGAGRWTIFSRITLPLIKRPLIYATVMTTAASLQFFLVAYLWNFIQLYDRFVLAYGFYWAFGSPFREYGLAAAVLTTSALIISVFMILAIRLTGLMRGMYES from the coding sequence ATGAGGCCACAGTTGTTAATAATACCGGGCCTCCTCCTTTTTCTCTTCTTTAATCTATGGCCCATTGTATACTCCATCTACATCTCCTTTACTAATGCAAACATCAGAAACTTCCCCCCTCCCCCTCCCTGGGCGCCTGAGGAGCTGAGACAGGCAAGGCAACCACCCGACTACGTGGGTCTGTCGAACTACGCCTCGATATTCGCCGGCCCCGCCTCCGCCGGCTTCCTGGGGGCTGTCTTGTGGACGCTGATCTTCGTGGCTCTCTCCGTCCCTGCCAAGGTGGCTCTGGGCACTTTTGTGGGGTTGCTTATGTCCTCCGACAAGGTGTTGGGGAGGTCCTTAATGCGCGCCTTGTTAATAGTGCCCTGGGCCCTGCCCCTCATCCTCTCCGTGGTGGCTTGGCGGTACGTCTTCGACCCAACCTACGGCGTCGTCAACCAGTGGCTGTACTACCTCGGCGTGTCTAAGCCGCCCGACTGGTTTGTAAACAAGGACTACGCATACGCGGCCATGGTGGTGATAGAGGCGTGGCTCGCCTACCCCTTTATAATGACCGTGGTGATAGGCGCCTTGGCTAACGTGCCCAGAGCCGCCTACGAGGCCGCCTACATCGATGGGGCCGGTAGATGGACCATATTTTCGAGAATTACCCTCCCCCTCATAAAGAGGCCTCTCATATACGCCACGGTTATGACAACCGCCGCGTCGCTACAGTTCTTTCTAGTTGCCTACCTCTGGAACTTTATCCAGCTCTACGACCGCTTCGTACTTGCGTATGGATTCTACTGGGCATTCGGCTCCCCCTTCAGAGAATACGGCCTCGCCGCCGCGGTCTTGACCACGTCGGCTCTCATAATTTCTGTGTTTATGATCCTGGCGATTAGACTAACCGGCCTCATGAGGGGGATGTATGAAAGCTAG
- a CDS encoding indolepyruvate oxidoreductase subunit beta has product MATSIVVVGVGGQGVLTLARWIGEASLSEGYDVRIAEVHGMSQRGGSVEVHVRFGKVVYAPIVEEGGADYVVALEAVEALRAFRYLKPGGVLVVNKRVIQPPGRWISEEELLGSLQRSGVKTYIVPAADVARELGSVMYENAVMLGFLSQLLGLPMPPSLDDRNREAFRRGARLPV; this is encoded by the coding sequence ATGGCAACAAGCATAGTGGTGGTGGGGGTCGGGGGCCAGGGGGTTTTGACGCTGGCGAGGTGGATAGGCGAGGCGTCGCTTTCCGAGGGCTACGACGTGAGAATAGCCGAGGTGCACGGGATGAGTCAGCGGGGCGGCTCTGTGGAGGTGCACGTGAGGTTTGGGAAGGTGGTATACGCGCCTATCGTCGAGGAGGGCGGGGCTGACTACGTCGTGGCTCTGGAGGCGGTTGAGGCCCTGCGCGCTTTTAGATACCTGAAACCCGGTGGGGTGCTTGTTGTAAACAAGAGGGTAATACAGCCCCCCGGCAGGTGGATAAGCGAAGAGGAGCTCCTCGGCTCGCTTCAGAGATCGGGGGTCAAGACCTACATAGTCCCCGCGGCCGACGTGGCTAGGGAGCTGGGCTCCGTTATGTATGAAAACGCCGTCATGCTGGGGTTTCTCTCCCAGCTACTGGGGCTCCCCATGCCTCCCAGCCTGGACGACCGTAATAGAGAGGCGTTTAGAAGGGGGGCGCGGCTACCCGTCTAA
- a CDS encoding M48 family metalloprotease: MIPLFDPVALGLYVLGYIAMFIVAATVAPKLASSVSGRLTLFGAMALTAVLIILTTAFVIYLIAIVALPSLGAYGVGFFMGLIFFVVLMNLLTYLASPFMINAAYGARPDPRLQQIVDEVAARLGAPFKIKAVVVDGPPNAFAYGNFLSGRHVAVTSSMLAITDRRELEAVIGHEIGHHLHRDNAIMLLFGVLPSILYYLGVTSVRMAMASSGSRNNNAAALAAVGVLAVVVSFLVQLLVLAFSRLREYYADTAGAKAAGKEAMQFALAKIHKFYFSNPEAHEAVRGEKFRALFIYALVNAVANPFVTVTRSDVEAIKRSSYSVFEEVFATHPPIPKRLKFLDELQL; the protein is encoded by the coding sequence ATGATCCCCCTCTTCGACCCAGTGGCGCTGGGTCTATACGTACTGGGGTACATCGCCATGTTTATAGTGGCCGCCACCGTGGCGCCTAAGCTCGCCAGCTCCGTATCCGGCCGCCTAACTCTATTCGGCGCCATGGCGCTGACAGCTGTCCTAATTATCCTCACCACAGCCTTCGTGATCTACCTAATCGCGATAGTGGCCTTGCCGAGCCTAGGCGCCTACGGCGTGGGCTTCTTCATGGGCCTCATATTCTTCGTCGTTCTCATGAACCTGTTGACGTACCTGGCGTCGCCCTTTATGATAAACGCCGCCTACGGCGCGAGGCCGGATCCCCGCCTCCAGCAGATAGTTGACGAGGTGGCGGCGAGGCTCGGCGCGCCGTTTAAAATAAAGGCCGTGGTGGTTGACGGCCCCCCAAACGCCTTCGCCTACGGCAACTTCCTATCGGGCAGACACGTGGCGGTGACTAGCAGTATGCTGGCCATCACCGACAGGAGGGAGCTGGAGGCTGTCATCGGCCACGAAATTGGCCACCACCTACACAGAGACAACGCGATTATGCTCCTCTTCGGCGTCCTGCCGTCAATCCTCTACTACCTAGGCGTCACGTCTGTACGCATGGCGATGGCCTCCTCCGGCAGTAGGAACAACAACGCGGCGGCCCTCGCCGCCGTCGGGGTTCTGGCCGTCGTCGTGTCCTTCCTGGTGCAGTTGCTGGTATTGGCCTTTAGCAGGTTGAGGGAGTACTACGCAGACACCGCAGGCGCCAAGGCGGCGGGTAAGGAGGCTATGCAGTTCGCCCTAGCCAAGATTCACAAGTTCTACTTCTCCAACCCGGAGGCCCACGAGGCGGTGAGGGGCGAGAAGTTTAGGGCGTTGTTTATCTACGCCCTGGTAAACGCCGTGGCGAACCCATTTGTGACGGTGACTAGATCCGACGTAGAGGCGATAAAGAGGTCTAGCTACTCCGTTTTTGAGGAGGTTTTCGCAACCCACCCGCCAATCCCGAAGCGGCTCAAGTTCCTAGACGAGCTCCAGCTTTAA
- a CDS encoding Lrp/AsnC family transcriptional regulator, with product MDETDRKLISLLQIDGKKTLQELSEEIGKPKTTLAARIKKLELEGVIMGYKAVVNPFALGYKLLAFVLVSVRRGAAPKEAKPLQLEVAEKVLSECRGEGGMPYVEEAYVITGPYDLLFKVWSRDVKQLSTFLVTYLASNPDIQRTETLIVLEIVEDWRRRVMPPASTS from the coding sequence ATGGACGAGACCGACCGTAAATTAATAAGTCTCCTCCAGATCGACGGCAAAAAAACTTTACAGGAGCTCAGTGAGGAGATTGGAAAGCCCAAAACCACGCTGGCCGCCCGTATAAAGAAGCTAGAGCTTGAAGGAGTCATCATGGGCTACAAGGCTGTGGTGAACCCCTTTGCTCTTGGATATAAACTACTGGCTTTTGTACTTGTAAGCGTCAGGAGGGGGGCCGCGCCGAAGGAGGCGAAGCCTCTACAGCTGGAGGTTGCCGAGAAGGTGCTGTCGGAGTGCAGAGGCGAGGGGGGCATGCCCTACGTCGAGGAGGCGTATGTAATCACAGGGCCTTACGACCTCCTGTTTAAGGTGTGGTCCCGCGACGTGAAGCAACTCTCCACCTTCCTCGTCACCTACCTAGCCTCAAACCCAGACATCCAGAGGACAGAGACTTTGATAGTTTTGGAAATTGTGGAGGACTGGAGGAGACGGGTGATGCCACCTGCCTCTACGAGCTAA
- a CDS encoding class II glutamine amidotransferase has translation MCRLYISKGPIDLSSALKLAARHDPYMSSERKQHGDGWGFVAASPHGFVYYKSGLPAWEDPTVVPMRDVVLAHARAASPGEPRGPEHSHPYMAYLGDGRIIFVAHNGSVDKHALSAKVGLNPSYFTDSFVLTQFLARYWDDPRRAVEEATYYVKTALNLAVLEYPTLRAYVYPFYRGPREYYAMYEVRAGGARAVVSSTLLRHLDHQGVELESGTFLTF, from the coding sequence GTGTGCAGACTATACATCTCTAAGGGGCCTATCGACCTGTCCAGCGCCTTGAAGCTGGCGGCAAGGCACGACCCCTACATGTCCAGCGAGAGGAAGCAACACGGAGACGGCTGGGGTTTCGTCGCCGCGTCGCCCCACGGCTTTGTATACTATAAATCTGGCCTGCCCGCCTGGGAGGACCCCACGGTGGTGCCTATGAGAGATGTGGTTCTGGCCCACGCCAGGGCGGCCTCCCCGGGGGAGCCCAGGGGGCCGGAGCACTCCCATCCATACATGGCGTATCTGGGCGACGGCAGAATTATATTTGTGGCGCACAACGGGTCGGTAGACAAGCACGCCCTTAGCGCCAAGGTGGGTTTAAACCCCAGCTACTTCACCGACAGCTTCGTGCTCACACAGTTCCTAGCCAGGTACTGGGACGATCCGAGGAGGGCTGTTGAGGAGGCGACGTACTACGTAAAGACCGCGCTTAACTTAGCGGTTTTGGAATACCCAACGCTCAGAGCCTACGTCTATCCGTTTTACCGGGGCCCCCGTGAGTACTACGCCATGTACGAAGTCAGGGCCGGAGGCGCAAGGGCCGTGGTCTCCTCCACGCTTTTGAGACATCTCGACCACCAGGGCGTGGAGTTAGAAAGCGGCACTTTCCTCACCTTCTAA
- a CDS encoding molybdopterin biosynthesis protein, which produces MTKRVIFHDLVTLEQASEVLYKFAKPLGEEEVDISQAYGRVLARDVVAPVDVPPFDRSTVDGYAVVAESTYGASELTPVDLKLVGRVDAGGWPEGEVRGGEAYEVATGAPLPRGANAVVMVEYTQERGGVVRIFRSAAPGENVMSAGSDISAGEVVLRRCARLTAREVGVLAALGIRRVPVVKRPRVGIISTGNELEPPGSELGPGKLYDVNSYSLAAAVAEAGGVPALYGIVRDEEASYREAITRALSETDVVLISGGTSAGVTDLTYRVLGELGDVLFHGVMVRPGKPTLAAAVGGKVVVGLPGYPSSALMIFHTVVRPFLLRLQCLEPAPPATYRARLAYGVEGAKGRRALYPVVLIARAGGYRAYPLYAESGAISVLARADGYIVIPENVEFMTEGEEVDVFLFEKYKPAELYFIGSHDPHLDAVLARRNVKTVYVGSMGGLMALRRGEADMAGSHMLDMETGIYNVPFVQRLGIKNAVVIGLYEREQGLIVQRGNPKGVRGVEDLLRGDVVYVNRPRGTGTRALLDIQLAKLAERLGTSFEELTRRIRGYTYEVRTHTAVAAAVAQGRADVGLGVRYAAELYGLDFIPVGWEEYDLVARREALDKAMEIAEEALRELPRGYQRYEMSGRIKWEG; this is translated from the coding sequence GTGACGAAGAGAGTAATTTTTCACGACTTGGTGACTCTGGAACAAGCGTCTGAGGTGCTGTACAAATTCGCTAAGCCGCTTGGCGAAGAGGAGGTGGACATATCCCAGGCCTATGGCAGAGTCCTGGCGCGCGACGTCGTGGCGCCGGTGGACGTCCCGCCGTTTGACCGCTCTACTGTAGACGGCTACGCGGTGGTGGCGGAGTCCACATATGGCGCCTCTGAGCTGACGCCGGTGGATTTAAAGCTGGTCGGGAGGGTGGACGCGGGGGGCTGGCCGGAGGGCGAGGTCAGGGGTGGCGAGGCGTATGAGGTGGCCACGGGGGCGCCTCTGCCCAGGGGGGCCAACGCGGTGGTTATGGTGGAGTACACCCAGGAGAGGGGCGGCGTGGTGAGGATATTCCGCTCCGCGGCCCCGGGGGAGAATGTAATGAGCGCTGGGTCTGACATATCGGCGGGTGAGGTGGTGTTGAGGAGGTGCGCCAGGCTCACCGCTAGGGAGGTGGGCGTACTGGCGGCGCTGGGGATTAGGCGGGTGCCCGTGGTGAAGAGGCCTAGGGTTGGCATAATTTCTACGGGCAACGAGCTGGAGCCGCCGGGGTCGGAGCTCGGCCCTGGCAAGCTGTACGACGTCAATAGCTACTCCCTCGCCGCCGCCGTGGCGGAGGCCGGGGGGGTGCCGGCGCTGTACGGCATAGTGAGAGACGAGGAGGCTAGCTACAGAGAGGCGATCACCCGCGCTCTCTCGGAGACGGACGTTGTCTTAATCAGCGGGGGGACGTCGGCGGGGGTCACAGATTTGACGTATAGAGTGCTGGGGGAGCTGGGCGACGTCTTGTTCCACGGCGTGATGGTGCGCCCCGGGAAGCCCACCCTAGCGGCGGCTGTGGGCGGGAAGGTGGTGGTGGGTCTGCCGGGGTACCCCTCCTCCGCCTTGATGATATTCCATACCGTTGTTAGGCCGTTCCTCTTGAGGCTGCAGTGTCTAGAGCCCGCGCCTCCTGCCACGTACCGGGCGAGGCTCGCCTACGGCGTCGAGGGGGCGAAGGGGAGGCGCGCCCTGTATCCAGTGGTGCTTATAGCCAGAGCCGGCGGGTACAGGGCGTATCCGCTGTACGCGGAGTCCGGCGCCATTTCCGTGCTGGCGAGGGCCGACGGCTACATCGTAATACCGGAGAACGTGGAGTTTATGACCGAGGGGGAGGAGGTGGATGTGTTTCTCTTCGAGAAGTACAAACCAGCAGAGCTATACTTCATCGGGAGCCACGATCCCCATCTAGACGCCGTACTGGCGAGGCGCAACGTCAAGACTGTCTACGTGGGGTCCATGGGGGGGCTTATGGCGCTGAGGAGGGGGGAGGCCGACATGGCGGGTAGCCACATGCTGGACATGGAAACCGGCATTTACAACGTTCCGTTTGTACAGAGGCTGGGGATTAAAAACGCCGTGGTGATAGGTCTCTACGAGAGGGAACAGGGGCTAATTGTGCAGAGGGGCAACCCCAAGGGGGTTAGGGGCGTCGAAGATCTGCTGAGGGGAGACGTGGTGTATGTAAACCGGCCGAGGGGAACCGGCACGAGGGCTCTGCTCGACATACAGCTTGCGAAGCTCGCGGAGAGGCTCGGCACGTCTTTTGAGGAGCTGACTAGGCGCATAAGGGGCTACACATACGAGGTGAGGACCCACACGGCGGTGGCCGCCGCGGTGGCCCAGGGGAGGGCGGACGTTGGGCTCGGCGTTAGGTACGCCGCTGAGCTCTACGGCCTAGACTTCATACCGGTTGGCTGGGAGGAGTACGACCTAGTGGCTAGGAGGGAGGCGCTGGACAAGGCGATGGAGATTGCGGAGGAGGCGCTGAGGGAGCTTCCGAGGGGCTACCAGAGGTATGAGATGTCGGGGAGGATTAAGTGGGAGGGCTAG
- a CDS encoding ABC transporter permease subunit — protein sequence MKASAAQTLAAAAATLLLFYPVLQIILLSVNKLPYFRLGGDFVPTLESFQWVLQQPEFWRGLANSLVVSLSTVAMVIALALPGAYAFSRYRFRGRDPLLSFYVVFTQMAGGLGIAGLIALFAIVSALGLRNNLLALAAIYAAGAVPYHTWLLKTYIDTIPRSAEEAALIDGAGVGTLLARVVLPLMAPALAVSAILSFIGAWGELILANLFLSGENRTLILWIYSLMSNVYSVQWNRFAAAALLYAVPPVALYVVLQRFIKRGLAFVY from the coding sequence ATGAAAGCTAGCGCCGCCCAGACCCTCGCCGCCGCCGCGGCCACTCTGCTACTCTTCTACCCAGTGCTCCAGATAATTCTCCTCTCGGTGAACAAGCTACCCTACTTCAGGCTGGGGGGCGACTTCGTCCCCACGTTAGAGTCGTTCCAATGGGTTTTGCAACAGCCCGAGTTCTGGAGAGGACTGGCAAACAGCCTAGTCGTGTCCCTCTCCACGGTGGCCATGGTCATCGCCCTTGCTCTGCCGGGGGCCTACGCCTTCAGCCGGTACAGATTCAGGGGTCGGGACCCCCTCCTCTCTTTTTACGTGGTGTTTACACAGATGGCCGGGGGGCTGGGGATCGCCGGGTTGATAGCCCTATTTGCCATAGTCTCCGCCCTCGGGCTTAGAAACAACCTCCTGGCGCTCGCGGCGATTTACGCCGCCGGGGCAGTGCCCTACCACACGTGGTTGCTCAAAACCTATATAGACACCATCCCCAGATCCGCCGAGGAGGCGGCGTTGATAGACGGCGCAGGCGTCGGGACTCTGCTGGCGAGGGTGGTGCTCCCCTTAATGGCGCCAGCCCTGGCCGTGTCTGCGATACTTTCCTTCATCGGCGCGTGGGGAGAGTTGATACTAGCCAACCTCTTCCTCTCTGGTGAAAACAGGACGTTAATACTCTGGATATACTCCCTCATGTCCAACGTCTACTCTGTCCAGTGGAACCGCTTCGCCGCGGCCGCCCTTCTGTACGCCGTACCGCCCGTCGCCCTCTACGTAGTTCTGCAGAGATTTATCAAGAGGGGACTCGCCTTCGTCTACTAG
- a CDS encoding KH domain-containing protein has product MASEYLRGTFLQPIDRKRLGAARQFVKLVDGKFGHRLELDEDQLYIKITPGPEASVDGILKIREMARAVALGFAPEEAMALENDEYVLAVVDLKEYTDKPNHLRRIKGRIIGEGGRAKRTIESLAEVSIVVGDNYVAILGRLDDVEIAKRAVEMLIEGKKHSTVYKFIQSLKRR; this is encoded by the coding sequence GTGGCGTCTGAATACCTCAGGGGCACTTTTCTCCAGCCTATTGACAGGAAGAGGCTGGGGGCGGCAAGGCAGTTTGTAAAACTAGTAGATGGAAAGTTTGGACATCGGCTGGAGCTAGACGAGGATCAGCTCTATATCAAAATTACGCCGGGCCCCGAGGCCTCTGTGGACGGCATTCTCAAAATTAGAGAGATGGCGAGGGCTGTGGCCCTCGGCTTCGCGCCTGAAGAAGCCATGGCGCTGGAAAACGACGAGTATGTCCTGGCGGTGGTCGACCTCAAGGAATATACAGACAAGCCGAACCATTTGAGGCGGATAAAGGGGAGGATAATCGGCGAGGGGGGCAGGGCGAAGAGGACAATAGAGAGCCTGGCTGAGGTCTCCATAGTGGTTGGGGACAACTACGTCGCTATACTCGGCAGACTAGACGACGTGGAGATCGCCAAGAGGGCTGTAGAGATGTTAATCGAGGGGAAGAAACACAGCACCGTCTATAAATTTATCCAGAGCTTGAAAAGGCGTTAA
- a CDS encoding 30S ribosomal protein S3ae gives MAEKQKAVAKQEKAAISKRDPWALKKWFNVHAPSYMGGVLVAEVPASEPQKLLMRTLEISLYDVTKDISHLPIKLRFQIHRVEGLRALTRFKGLELTRDYIRSLVRRGTSKVTAITEVRTKDGMVMRVTVMGITTHRVGTAQKSAMRKRIVETLTKKAAEMDVGQFLKEVTEGTLAADLFLAAKKIAPMRKVEVAKIKVLKYPPEEEVAVKEVAAEAAAAS, from the coding sequence ATGGCCGAGAAGCAGAAGGCAGTCGCCAAGCAGGAGAAGGCCGCCATCTCTAAGAGAGATCCGTGGGCTTTAAAAAAGTGGTTCAACGTCCACGCCCCCTCGTACATGGGCGGGGTGCTCGTCGCCGAGGTGCCCGCGTCGGAGCCGCAGAAATTATTAATGAGGACGCTCGAAATCTCTCTTTACGACGTAACCAAGGACATCTCTCACTTGCCCATCAAGCTGAGGTTCCAGATACACAGAGTCGAGGGGTTGAGAGCCCTTACGCGGTTTAAGGGGCTGGAGCTGACGAGGGACTACATCAGATCGCTGGTGAGGAGAGGCACGAGTAAGGTGACCGCCATCACCGAGGTGAGGACAAAAGATGGGATGGTCATGAGGGTAACCGTCATGGGGATAACAACCCACCGCGTAGGCACAGCCCAGAAGTCGGCTATGAGGAAGAGGATAGTGGAGACGCTGACGAAAAAGGCGGCCGAGATGGACGTGGGCCAGTTCCTAAAGGAGGTAACTGAGGGCACCCTGGCCGCCGACCTCTTCCTAGCCGCGAAGAAGATAGCGCCAATGAGGAAGGTGGAGGTGGCCAAGATAAAGGTGCTGAAGTACCCGCCCGAGGAGGAGGTGGCGGTGAAAGAGGTAGCCGCCGAGGCGGCCGCCGCCTCTTAA
- the glp gene encoding gephyrin-like molybdotransferase Glp, protein MKGFKALTPIAEAQRVIINAVAHKPAAGRVPTPQSVGLYAAEDVVAPVDVPPFDRAAFDGYAVRSADTLGASRTNPITLKKTGKVVTGGEYQGALGPGEAVEIATGAPLPKGADAVVPYEEAADRGDYIEVYRPVPQYYYVSRRGEDVAAGEVVLKRGRRIKPWDVGVLASLGIREVSVYRVRAALISTGSELVELEEAPPPPGRIINSTRHVITALLRDMGVEVSYMGIVPDDEENIHSAVSKALPSHDIVITTGGVSVGEPDYVVKAVAHLKPEVLIHGIAARPGRPNSAAVVNGKPVVMLSGFPVASIVGFEVFVKPIILHMVGAREEPAPVVKATLTRRVTTPINVRSFVRVRVVRRDGRLYAEPLAVTGSGVLSTLTRGNGLLIIPENREGYDEGEEVEVLLLGPVEG, encoded by the coding sequence GTGAAGGGCTTCAAGGCGCTTACGCCAATCGCCGAGGCCCAGAGAGTTATAATCAACGCGGTGGCGCACAAACCCGCGGCGGGGAGAGTGCCGACGCCCCAGTCCGTGGGTCTCTACGCCGCTGAAGACGTGGTGGCGCCCGTCGACGTGCCGCCGTTTGACCGGGCGGCTTTTGACGGCTACGCCGTGAGGTCAGCCGACACCCTGGGGGCCTCCCGTACAAACCCCATCACCCTGAAAAAGACGGGCAAGGTGGTCACGGGCGGGGAGTACCAAGGCGCGTTGGGACCTGGCGAGGCGGTGGAGATAGCCACAGGGGCGCCTCTGCCCAAAGGTGCAGACGCCGTCGTGCCCTACGAAGAGGCGGCGGATAGGGGGGATTACATCGAGGTCTACAGACCGGTCCCCCAGTACTACTACGTGTCGAGGAGGGGGGAGGACGTGGCGGCTGGCGAGGTGGTGTTGAAAAGAGGGAGGAGGATCAAGCCGTGGGACGTCGGCGTCTTGGCGTCGCTGGGGATACGGGAGGTCTCGGTGTATAGGGTGAGAGCCGCCTTGATTTCCACCGGTAGCGAGCTGGTGGAGCTTGAGGAAGCTCCGCCTCCCCCGGGGAGGATAATCAACAGCACTAGGCACGTCATCACGGCGCTTTTGAGAGATATGGGCGTTGAGGTTTCCTACATGGGTATTGTGCCAGACGACGAGGAGAATATCCACAGCGCCGTGTCGAAAGCCTTGCCAAGCCACGACATAGTGATCACCACGGGCGGAGTCTCGGTGGGGGAGCCGGACTACGTGGTCAAGGCCGTGGCCCACCTCAAGCCGGAAGTCTTAATCCACGGAATAGCCGCGAGGCCTGGAAGGCCCAACAGCGCCGCCGTCGTGAACGGGAAGCCTGTCGTGATGCTGTCGGGCTTCCCCGTGGCGTCTATAGTTGGGTTTGAGGTTTTTGTAAAACCTATAATTCTGCACATGGTGGGGGCTAGGGAGGAGCCGGCGCCGGTAGTCAAGGCCACGCTCACCAGGCGGGTGACCACGCCGATAAATGTGAGGAGCTTCGTACGTGTCAGAGTAGTGAGGCGGGATGGGAGGCTGTACGCAGAGCCGCTGGCGGTGACCGGCAGCGGCGTTTTGTCGACGCTGACAAGGGGCAATGGGCTGTTGATTATTCCAGAAAACCGCGAGGGCTACGACGAGGGGGAGGAGGTGGAGGTGCTACTACTGGGTCCTGTGGAGGGCTAG